One segment of Primulina tabacum isolate GXHZ01 chromosome 14, ASM2559414v2, whole genome shotgun sequence DNA contains the following:
- the LOC142523813 gene encoding uncharacterized protein LOC142523813 — translation MVGKHQSEWTAEDKKKEDLDNVAKDILYKTLDKNMFNKIKTCSTAKEIWENLTQLCEGIDQTKENKLTVAIQKFDNFKMKHGKTLSEFDECFSCIIIELILLGKEFSNREFALKVVRALPKEWDVKTVAMREPKDLNKLASWPFR, via the coding sequence ATGGTGGGAAAGCATCAATCTGAATGGACTGctgaagataagaagaaggaagACCTTGACAATGTGGCAAAGGATATCCTTTACAAAACTTTAGATAAAAATATgttcaataaaattaaaacttgcTCTACAGCGAAGGAGATCTGGGAGAATCTCACACAACTGTGTGAAGGCATTGATCAAACCAAGGAGAATAAACTAACTGTCGCCATCCAAAAGTTCGACAATTTCAAAATGAAGCATGGAAAAACTCTTTCTGAGTTTGATGAATGTTTTAGCTGTATCATTATTGAACTTATATTACTTGGTAAAGAATTTTCTAATCGTGAATTTGCTTTGAAGGTGGTGAGAGcccttcccaaagaatgggatgtaaaGACGGTGGCAATGCGAGAACCAAA